Part of the Cololabis saira isolate AMF1-May2022 chromosome 15, fColSai1.1, whole genome shotgun sequence genome, tAAAACTTCCTATTAATGGTTTAAAGCATTTTGGGATGTTTTATTCTCCTTGCCCGACCGTTTCCCCTGTCCCTTTATGAACCCTGCCTATGTTTGTCCCTGCAGAGGTTGTGGGTTCGTTCAGTTCCCGGACGAGCGGCTCCAGAAGCGAGCCCTGGACGAGTGCCAGAGCGCCGTAGGACTGGGCAGCAAACCCCTGCGTCTCAGTCTGGCTGCCAACAAGTACGTTGTTGAGTCTGCAGGCTGATGTTTTTGGAGCCGAGGCCAAACTGTCGCCGGAGATCTCATGTGCTTTTCCTCCTCTTCAGTTTAAGGAACAAACCGccgcagcagtcggagcagaaACAGTCCTGGCCGGCCAACTCGGCCTACAGACCCAGCTACGACCAGTACAACCAGTACAGCCAGTACCAGGCCTATCCTGGCTACTACTCGTCCTGGGGGTACGACCAGTCGGGGATGTACGGCTACGGCTATCCGCAGTACGACTACTCCCAGTATGCTCAAGCACAGGTGAGCCCAGACGTCCAGGACACTGAaagtggccacggttacatgatgttttttaagtcggaattaattattacgaattaaataattcagaattaaactattttccttcgagtttacatggaaatagtaattccgaattgaggtttacatggaaaacacggttgattggctttatccaattccgcttaaggtctgggggttgggaagggttctaattggatagggggggcggACGTCTTTATGtatttacgtctaccggaagaaaacaaACTTACTCGATTGGCAACAACATGGAGAACCACATTATTAGCAtcctttttggatttgttttgattttatttttattttttttgtctctgctcttgaccaccgtttactgcatgctgccatcttgaaactttgtttggaaaacaagcccagcgtggaatataagcgtcatggagacagacgggcaagggaacgagcagcgcagaaagaccggaattaatttaaagcagaatgagtgtaggacatgatcgcggaattattctattcggatttaaaatcggaataaaccagccacttacttcggaattaagtttaattcggaatggcaaTTTTCATTCAGAAATTAAGTGTTCATTAGgtgtcattttaaatcggatttaattttaattctgaattaaagaggaatcaaacttcccatgtaaacatactgattctgattctataaCTCGCAAATGTGAGAAATTCTAACTTAACCTCACATTTGTGAGAAAACTCACTATTTTTGACTATAAActcaaagaaaagagaaaagtaagaAATTATAAATTTTTAACATTTCTGAGGTTTAAAAAAAGGTGACTTCAAACTTgtttgaaaaagagaaaaattctGGCTTTAAAGATTTGAAAATGTGAATCTGGAAGGgaaaaaacttgcaaatatgCAATAAAGAAAATTCTTCTGAAATTTTTATAAGATTACAAGATTTTGGAATTTAAAACGTGAGACTTTAAATAAATTCCTCAAatcaagagggggaaaaaaagacaaaaactcaACTCTACCCAATTTGCGGGTAAAAACTGAGAGTATCTTAATATCCTATCGAATGTACTGGGGGAAACTGTGACCTTATAAACCTATTAATGCGGTAGATCAAAACTCTGGCTGGAGTCTGATAACACAGAGCTCCTGTCGCCCCCTATTGGCAACAGGAGCTCTGTGCATCGGTATAGAGATGGAAACGGATGAGAACTGATAACTACTAGGAGACAAAATCCAGAATggggctggggattgattcaaatagcaagaatcgattccaattcagaatcgattatcaacatttgattcgattccgattttgATTTGGGTtattgttattaaaactgttttttgagctattgcatgaattatatgactgtgtagttatgcaacatattaatactagtgttatattgagattcaacagcaagtattggcagctaatgatgctgtaaggaccaatcacctcccagaatgctgatagaactgctttcagaaacatcatgtggggcagaattaccaaacagatccagaggaaacagaggacgaatgAAATCGTTCTCATTTTTTCCATTTCGGTCTtttttgatttttcatttttgagaaatttggtttttagcatttaatGCAAAcaccaagacagtatataaagtaatgaaatatagacaatttatgcaattagaACTGAAAACTTAtggttttcatacttttaaacatgtttaaaggcaaaaacatggcaccagttattctcgtgtccatcaaaacattccttttttgggcatacacaaaaaaaataccaaaagttgcaatgatgaaaaaaaaaagatctttagacatacaaatcgatttttaagaattaatgagaatcgaaaaatcaatttttttttttaaagtttttttcaacacaggcctaatcctGAATTTGTGTTAATTATGCTGTTGCAGGAAGATGAAGCAGTTCCGGAGGACGAGATTCTTGAAGGTCAGTTACTTAGAAAACTGCTTTAGTACAGAAATCCCAGTGGTCCCAGTCCTCTGCTTCAGGTTGTAACTGTCCTGTCACCTGCAGATCCAGGACTGGAGCTGGACGTGGTGGAATCCAACAAGAAGTTCATGGAGCTCAGCGAGGAGGTGTACGACGCTCTGATCGACAGCCGCTGGCAGCTGGCAGAGCTCAACGCCGAGCAGGAATACATGACCTCCAGCCTGCCGGAGCCCATTTACTGCTAAAAGACTcatgctttttctttctttttttttgttttgttgccgttattgttgttgttggaggAGAGTGAAAATAAATTATTGGATTTTCTTTATTAAAATCAGTAAAATTGGCTTCAGGTTAAATGATCCAGATCAGATGTAACCAGAACGCATCACCTGACTCGCTCCCTCACTGTCAGCACCTTAACAGTCCTCCAGGTGGTGCTATAAGGTTAAATGTGGTCCAACGCTGATTCCTTTTAAGATCCCCAATCCAATCAAACCGTCCTGacagtttgtctttttttttttttttttgaacattcTTTTTATTATAAATGTCCAATACAGTATAGATACAAATAATTTGAAATATGTAGCAGATCCAAAACACATACACAGCAATGATTGCTAAGGTCCTCACTGAATCCAACATTTCAGGCAGTTCCCAGGTAATCCAACACTTTGCCAGATTTTGCTGTAAAAAGGCACCTCTGACCACTAAATCCAAATCTCAGTCTTTCCAGAGAAATATAGTCCGCTATCAACGACTTCCACAGATGTGTTGAGGGAGGTTCTTCTCCCACCCACTTAGTCATAATAGCCTTTCGGCCCAACATTAGCAAAAACCTTAAAGTGTTTTTATGCCGTTTTAGTGATTCAGGGATCCATcccaattagggctgttcgattttgcccaaaaataaaatctcgattttttttttttctctcaaaatccgattttcgattacaattatgattattttgtgaattgacaaaaggcaaagaaatgatttcaaatatgcagtttttttattgaacatttgccccattgggctttaagttcaaactttgctcttattaaaccaaaaatgaatgaataaagtgcaaaactctgtaaaataagttgaaaaaaagttttaaaaaatataataaaatataaagttttatctctgaaaaaaaaaaactgcaaatcagcacttgcaaacatacagtaagttatatttccaattaaataaaacaagacattttctaattaaactaaactgggtctttgcatgctaaataataatgcaacccatgaaggaggtagaggtgtgtaatgtcagtcattacatttgctgttcacatttgcaagttttttgcaaggaacacgagccggtctaccgcatctggcttgagggatgcccggtggcttTTACAatgccccctcctacactaaagagcctctccgatggggcacttgtcgcaggtattgagaggtatttccatcaatcattaatatggtatcaatcaatatgtgtgcagacaaggtaaaaaaaaaaaaaaaaagtgaaaaatcgattttacgagtttcacgttttaacatcgttctaattacataatcgcgataacgatttaaaatcgattaatcgaacagccctaatctcAATAGACATAGCAGTGGGTTTGGCTGTAATTGTTGTTCGATTATCACACTAACCTCATCACATACAGTTTGACAGAAATGTTGAATCTTTTCACATTCCCAAAGACAGTGCAATCTTTTTCTTAAAGTAGTTTGACAGTTTGGAGAGGCCCCTGTTGTATATTTACTATTCATGTATGGAGATATTTAGACATTGTAGaatattatattgtatttctGAGTCTGTTGcatatggatattttcaaaggtAAGAGTAAAATTTCC contains:
- the LOC133461214 gene encoding tRNA selenocysteine 1-associated protein 1-like, with the translated sequence MSTLWMGNLDAYMDEKFITRAFSTMGEQAVNVRIIRNKMTGGAMGYCFVEMTDEATAERCLRKVNGKALPGANPPTRFKLNRATFGKAETGQMFSLFVGDLTPEVDDGMLYEFFYNRYPSCRGGKVVLDSMGNSKGCGFVQFPDERLQKRALDECQSAVGLGSKPLRLSLAANNLRNKPPQQSEQKQSWPANSAYRPSYDQYNQYSQYQAYPGYYSSWGYDQSGMYGYGYPQYDYSQYAQAQEDEAVPEDEILEDPGLELDVVESNKKFMELSEEVYDALIDSRWQLAELNAEQEYMTSSLPEPIYC